The Eurosta solidaginis isolate ZX-2024a chromosome 4, ASM4086904v1, whole genome shotgun sequence genome includes a window with the following:
- the LOC137249670 gene encoding PHD finger protein 12, which produces MSKFEFDPNVPIMDQIKVLIKPPPSEEEKIALRPVNTKHPYYKRPGRGHNHDLCDACEEGGDLLCCDRCPSSFHLQCHDPPLTEEDIPSGQWLCHNCRMTLKPTPTSKSSSVERSASGANIIARTESSRPSTPSAPNETESAPFKFRNLRKRSSSRASVCSDLGSTEKYLSKLPVGIQRALDPNKKPTPLDELIKAASILNPKQFELPRELEIHTQFPGNDKVEPIRKNGNGNKKPNSIRRNSKPYELDSQGLVPLPAKTCFYCHKSCKKAPLVACDYCPLYFHQDCLNPPMTALPTGLWMCPNHVENFIDNHLVNSISATERVRLWDKFSQPLDHESVKMEFFRRVHMRNPPFRVKVPIKLNETIEIPAMVRYHYENPPPLLPSLRETLRYDIVKRRKCLPSSPEIISKESVAESVFKDLEALQSAKAKFREIQKELGQLDGLSSSDEEENADDAKDVTENSSKYQGPDAKIDINKEKTVAEGQTIKKGKSSKKRSKRGENSKSNIVDTLIKSEEDLKIDNAADKTNEASQTKQQDLVKIKSEYEEEKDDEDDVKIKAQIDAELRYLDVDLIKKLAFQRVQQIVQEHPEIVVQYQNRSAAKRIRELTQQTIKQPVSDIVGQAETQIMPSQILSPEDVRRLSIMFTGETSSILAQHQTVSDNDLPQLHPALATAAAIVAADEEEQKYKPRIRSDAEKAYEIATRLELKFMRCKVRARAVLTPLGDILEDNRWFSNVELHSSFFMRYRNMHIGTGQTAMDVNLSLIGNCCRVSPKHATIFYDDFTKTYELMNYSEYGTEVNGQLYSCDFTDHGPTPAKKLKSEDIALQKRVQDILDKRRGIQRQHYIVDKNSRMAPPIKPACKCTYVSEPPMLNGAWEGTAILTHGTLIRFGCLSFVFSIPEIGSCNGQG; this is translated from the exons ATGTCCAAGTTTGAATTCGATCCAAATGTACCGATAATGGAT CAAATTAAAGTCCTCATCAAACCGCCACCATCTGAAGAGGAAAAAATAGCCCTACGCCCAGTGAATACCAAACATCCATACTATAAACGACCAGGACGAGGCCATAATCATGATCTATGTGATGCTTGTGAGGAAGGTGGAGATCTATTGTGCTGTGATCGCTGTCCATCAAGCTTTCATTTACAGTGCCA CGATCCACCACTTACCGAGGAAGACATACCGAGCGGCCAATGGTTATGCCATAACTGCCGCATGACCCTTAAACCTACGCCAACATCAAAATCTAGTTCTGTCGAACGTAGTGCGTCTGGTGCTAATATTATTGCACGTACCGAAAGCTCGCGACCTAGCACCCCATCAGCTCCAAATGAAACAGAATCTGCACCTTTCAAATTTCGTAATTTGAGAAAACGCAGTAGTAGCCGAGCGTCGGTTTGCAGTGATCTTGGCAGTACTGAGAAATATTTGTCGAAGCTACCAGTAGGCATACAAAGAGCACTGGATccaaataaaaaacccacacCACTCGATGAATTAATAAAAGCGGCTAGTATATTGAATCCGAAACAATTTGAGTTACCACGTGAATTGGAAATACATACCCAATTTCCGGGCAACGATAAAG TTGAACCGATACGTAAGAATGGAAATGGtaataaaaaaccgaatagtaTCCGTCGAAATTCCAAACCCTACGAGCTAGATTCACAAGGGCTTGTGCCATTGCCCGCAAAAACCTGTTTTTACTGTCATAAATCATGCAAGAAAGCTCCGCTGGTCGCATGTGATTACTGTCCCTTATATTTTCATCAAGATTGTCTAAATCCGCCAATGACGGCATTACCAACAGGACTTTGGATGTGCCCAAACCATGTGGAAAACTTCATT gacAACCATCTTGTAAATAGCATTTCAGCGACTGAACGCGTACGATTGTGGGATAAGTTTTCACAGCCTCTTGATCATGAATCCGTAAAAATGGAATTTTTTAGACGTGTGCATATGCGGAACCCACCATTTCGTGTCAAAGTGCCAATAAAATTAAACGAAACAATTGAAATTCCAGCGATGGTCAGGTATCATTATGAAAACCCTCCACCACTATTACCATCGTTACGTGAAACATTGCGTTATGACATAGTTAAAAGGCGCAAATGTCTTCCTAGCTCTCCAGAAATAATATCAAAAGAAAGTGTGGCTGAATCAGTTTTCAAAGATTTAGAGGCGCTTCAAAGCGCCAAAGCCAAGTTTCGTGAAATACAAAAAGAACTCGGCCAATTAGATGGTTTAAGTAGTAGTGATGAAGAAGAAAACGCTGATGATGCTAAAGATGTTACAGAAAATAGTAGCAAATATCAGGGCCCAGATGCCAAAATTGACATTAACAAGGAGAAAACAGTTGCGGAAGGTCAAACAATTAAAAAGGGTAAAAGTAGTAAGAAACGTAGCAAACGTGGAGAAAACTCAAAAAGCAACATAGTAGATACCCTCATAAAGAGCGAGGAAGATTTAAAAATTGATAATGCTGCTGATAAAACAAACGAAGCCTCTCAAACAAAACAGCAAGATTTGGTTAAAATTAAAAGCGAATATGAAGAAGAAAAGGATGACGAGGACGACGTTAAGATTAAAGCCCAAATAGATGCAGAGCTACGATATTTAGATGTCGATTTAATTAAGAAATTAGCATTTCAACGTGTGCAACAAATTGTGCAAGAACATCCAGAAATTGTAGTACAATATCAAAATCGTTCTGCCGCAAAACGTATACGTGAACTAACACAACAAACGATAAAGCAGCCGGTTAGTGATATCGTCGGTCAGGCTGAAACTCAAATAATGCCATCACAAATACTCTCCCCTGAGGATGTACGGCGTCTATCGATTATGTTTACAGGTGAAACATCATCCATTTTGGCGCAACATCAAACTGTTAGCGATAATGATTTACCACAATTACATCCAGCTCTCGCCACTGCTGCTGCCATTGTTGCTGCTGATGAGGAAGAACAAAAGTACAAACCACGTATTCGGAGTGACGCTGAAAAAGCTTACGAAATAGCAACGCGCCTTGAACTAAAATTTATGCGTTGCAAAGTGCGTGCACGTGCCGTACTAACACCACTTGGTGACATTCTCGAAGATAATCGTTGGTTTAGTAATGTGGAATTGCATTCATCGTTCTTTATGCGATATCGCAACATGCATATTGGCACTGGACAAACAGCTATGGATGTAAATCTTTCATTAATTGGAAATTGCTGTCGCGTTTCGCCCAAACATGCTACCATATTTTATGACGATTTCACAAAAACCTATGAGCTCATGAATTATTCAGAATATGGCACCGAAGTTAACGGTCAATTATATTCATGCGATTTTACTGATCACGGCCCGACACCAGCTAAAAAACTTAAAAGTGAGGATATCGCATTGCAGaaacgcgtacaagatattttagATAAACGGCGGGGTATACAAAGACAACACTACATAGTAGACAAGAATTCGAG AATGGCACCACCAATTAAACCTGCATGTAAATGCACGTACGTGTCTGAGCCCCCAATGCTTAATGGCGCTTGGGAAGGTACAGCCATACTTACACATGGCACATTAATACGCTTCGGTTGCTTATCGTTTGTATTTTCAATACCTGAAATAGGCTCATGTAATGGCCAGGGCTAa
- the LOC137249671 gene encoding protein transport protein Sec24C-like → MPNPISVIIENQNSAGGAFITNEQGLLPPFVTTKYVVEDQGNSSPRYVRSSLYCIPATADLLKTTALSITLTVSPMARTVEGEYEPPIVNFGELGAIRCNRCKAQ, encoded by the exons atgccaaatccgataagcgttatcattgaaaatcaaaatagcgctggcggtgcttttattactaatgaacagggtttattaccaccatttgtgaccacaaaatatgtggtagaagatcagggtaactcctcgccacgttacgttag gtcgtctttgtattgcatacctgcaacagctgatttattaaaaacaacagctttgtccattacacttaccgtctcaccaatggcacgcacggttgagggtgaatatgagccacccattgtaaattttggtgaattgggtgcaattagatgtaatcgttgcaaggctcaatag